TTAGCACCCTAATGGGTCAAGACCTTATTAGTAAAACAATTGGAATTATTGGGACAGGAAACAACGGGGCTCACGCTTGTAAAATAGCGCGGGGTTTTGGGATGGAGGTACTTGCATATAGTCGAACTATTAAACCTCAGCTTGTTGCGGACCTTGGTATTAGATATGTGTCACTTGATGAATTGTTGGAGCGATCAGATATTATCTCGATCAATCTTCCCCTCTATGATTCCACGAAACACTTTTTGGATCATGATCATTTCAATAAAATGAAAACCGGGGTGATTATAATAAATACCGCGAGAGGATCAGTAATAAACGAACAAGCGCTTATTGATGCACTTAAGTCCGGCAAGGTGGCTTCAGCAGGGCTTGATGTTTTGGGAAATAATACAAAAGACAACCCGCTTCTATACATGGAGAATGTTTTGATAACACCCCATTTGGCATGGGTTACAAAAGAGTCACTTAAGAGGATGGTGGAATTGATGGTTGAGAATATACTTGGCTACTTTATGGGTGAAGCTCAAAATGTGGTCAATAAGGTTTATTTTAATCCAATCTCAGAAAAAGCGGAGAAAAGTCGGCTAACACTGGGGAATATGGTTTCATTAGAAGTATGTGAGGCACTAATGGAAGCACTCGCCTCTGGTAATCAGAAGCCTTTCGAGGCGGGGAAAATGCTAACTGCAAAATACAAACTAAATTTCGCGAAAGGAGGTGTTGAAGAGGCTGTTTATCAGGTTAGGCAGTTTATCAAGCACACGTCTTTAGGTATTATTTCACCTGTACAAATTCATGATAAAGAATGTAGATTAATTCTTAGGGAAGGGTTGATCAGTTTCCAACAGGGAAACAACACATTTTTGAGTGGGGTCATTTCAGAAATATTTAATATAGTTACGGGGAATATTTTTACTGTAACTGAAAATGAATGTTCAGATAATAGGGAATGTCGAACATTTAGTATTGTCCTTTCCTGAAGATATAGGAATAGCCCGAACCTCACCCTACCGGGCTTTATAATCCGCAGTTTTACGAGATATATTCCGAATTAACCGGATGGGTCTCTCAAGTTGGCGCTATTGTGCAATTTTTCAAAATGAGTTCGGTCTGCCAACACGGATTCTGGATTCGAGATTGTCGGTCTGCCCAATATATATCAGACTTCGGCTCGTGCTCTTTATTACATAAACGTAAAATGGCATAATTGGCACATACAAACGTGAGGGTGAGATTGGAAATAGGCTTGTTATCATGCTACACGACTGCTGGTGTGCAGAGATGTCACATTAATTACGGGTTAAACAAATAAATTATAAGGGGAACTTTTGAATATTTCAAGGGTCTTCTATCAAGCGAAAATCTTGAAAGAATATTTGTAACTCTGTTTTTCTTGTCGCAATTTGCCCTGTTCAATATCGAGAGGAACCTTGAAGTATGATACCTTCATTATTTTTGACGAAAGTTATTCAATTTCCCAAGGTGAAAATAATTACACATGAATCCGCCTGAAAATTAATTTAAATCACCTCTGTTTTACCTTTCTTACTTAAAAACAACTTGATTCTTACTTTTTTTCACTTGATTTTCACTTTTTTTAGCAAAAAAGAAGGACGTCCAAAATGACCGCCTTACTTTTTTGACTAATTGCATTTTTGTTATCTAATATCATCAAGTTGATCAATCAGCGATTCATCTTCAAAATCTTCTTCAGAATAACCACAATACTTTTTGAGTCGTTGTTCAATAGAGTCCATCAAATGAAACAACATCCAGAACTCGATATGCTCATCAAGCGCTCCCGGCTGTTTTCTTTCATCGGCGAGAATTGCTTGAGCTTCGTTATTTGTTTTGTGTCCACCCGGTAATGCGGTTTCCATCCCTGTATCGTCAAAGTCCCAGGATTCGAGATATTTTTTGCGAATGAAATCCGTCTGATTTTTATTCAAGTTGAAATGGAAACTATCATAGACACCGGAATCAGTTTTT
Above is a genomic segment from Bacteroidota bacterium containing:
- a CDS encoding 2-hydroxyacid dehydrogenase yields the protein MSIEKEKKKVVIFGVDEKLTDDLFDYLKQLYHVTTYSPEALVTEDSFVEKAKMADVICFFSGSISGRVIKQLVKTKLIVICSTGYDYVDVETAAECGIAVCNSPSFSSRSVAEFQFMLLLALVRKLPTVINGNEAHFNFSFSFSTLMGQDLISKTIGIIGTGNNGAHACKIARGFGMEVLAYSRTIKPQLVADLGIRYVSLDELLERSDIISINLPLYDSTKHFLDHDHFNKMKTGVIIINTARGSVINEQALIDALKSGKVASAGLDVLGNNTKDNPLLYMENVLITPHLAWVTKESLKRMVELMVENILGYFMGEAQNVVNKVYFNPISEKAEKSRLTLGNMVSLEVCEALMEALASGNQKPFEAGKMLTAKYKLNFAKGGVEEAVYQVRQFIKHTSLGIISPVQIHDKECRLILREGLISFQQGNNTFLSGVISEIFNIVTGNIFTVTENECSDNRECRTFSIVLS